A single region of the Nocardioides aurantiacus genome encodes:
- a CDS encoding YihY/virulence factor BrkB family protein: MTTARTVPVTTEMDGDELDAEDAWHTVRRLGVRRLAVDSFVRFRFGDGFSSSRALALQGALAVVPFLLALTGLAADIDEEKPSRVLAAVIDAISPGSGSGDAMVSAVSGSSTSEQAGEVALWFGLVFALFSMTTAMAQVERGTNRIYGIKRDRPAQWKYGRAAVMTLLLAGPVGLGFLLLVAGSAFADAMAREYGWGDTLTDTFDWIRWPVGIALLVLTIAVVLDHAPRRRQPGLSWLALGSGIAVVLNLLTTAGLALYVELSPSFGDIYGPLAGVFALLLWSLLSAMGLFFGTAVCAQLEAVRAGHPDPAYDDPGRPHGVVVDQV, encoded by the coding sequence GTGACCACCGCCCGCACCGTCCCGGTGACCACCGAGATGGACGGCGACGAGCTCGACGCCGAGGACGCCTGGCACACCGTCCGGCGCCTCGGCGTACGCCGGCTGGCGGTCGACTCCTTCGTGCGGTTCCGCTTCGGCGACGGGTTCTCCAGCTCCCGGGCGCTCGCCCTGCAGGGGGCGCTCGCCGTGGTGCCGTTCCTGCTGGCGCTGACCGGGCTCGCCGCCGACATCGACGAGGAGAAGCCGTCCCGGGTGCTGGCCGCGGTCATCGACGCCATCTCGCCCGGCAGCGGCAGCGGCGACGCCATGGTCTCGGCCGTCAGCGGCAGCAGCACGAGCGAGCAGGCCGGCGAGGTGGCGCTGTGGTTCGGCCTGGTGTTCGCGCTGTTCTCGATGACCACCGCGATGGCCCAGGTCGAGCGCGGCACCAACCGGATCTACGGCATCAAGCGCGACCGGCCGGCGCAGTGGAAGTACGGCCGCGCCGCGGTGATGACGCTGCTGCTCGCCGGGCCGGTCGGCCTGGGCTTCCTGCTGCTCGTCGCGGGCAGCGCCTTCGCCGACGCGATGGCGCGGGAGTACGGCTGGGGCGACACCCTCACCGACACCTTCGACTGGATCCGCTGGCCGGTGGGCATCGCGCTGCTCGTGCTCACCATCGCGGTCGTGCTCGACCACGCCCCGCGCCGTCGCCAGCCCGGGCTGTCGTGGCTGGCGCTCGGCTCGGGGATCGCGGTCGTGCTCAACCTGCTCACCACGGCGGGGCTGGCGCTCTACGTCGAGCTGAGCCCGTCCTTCGGCGACATCTACGGCCCCCTCGCCGGCGTCTTCGCGCTGCTGCTGTGGTCGCTGCTCTCGGCGATGGGCCTTTTCTTCGGCACCGCCGTGTGCGCCCAGCTCGAGGC
- a CDS encoding phospholipase D family protein — protein MHHTDWLLTQAERGNPDTRLDDVHPGQVAWSEGNEVRPLVHGATYFAELYERLEETRRGDVVFLTDWQGDADERLTGEPGSEVVEVLGRADERGVDVRGLIWRSHWERLNFNAAENRLLGRQLQARGAEVLLDMRVRSGGSHHQKLVVIRYRDRPERDVAYVGGIDLCHSRRDDIHHQGDPQALDLADEYGATPPWHDVQAAITGPAVHDVETVFRERWEDPTPLTRHPVYWLQDKLFRLDMTPDALPEQAPPPPPVPGANHHVQLLRTYPNLRHGRDYPFARGGERSVARGYSKAVSRARRLVYVEDQYLWGEQVGDVFVEALRRNKDLFVVAVVPIHTDQDSFVARVPQMLGRSRAMREMTDAAPGRVAIYGIENHQGTPVYVHAKVCVMDDTWATVGSDNFNRRSWTHDSELSAVVVDPSAPDHSPYARRLRLTLAAEHLDRPAVVDPQDPSRPDELLEVMADCVEPADFFAAYAESADRLDAWHAAGKPGERPPGRLRRLVPPELDPLQRALSVLPYTHLHDPDGRPGPLRRLGRLGGF, from the coding sequence GTGCACCACACCGACTGGCTGCTGACCCAGGCCGAGCGCGGCAACCCCGACACCCGGCTGGACGACGTCCACCCGGGGCAGGTGGCGTGGTCGGAGGGCAACGAGGTGCGGCCGCTGGTGCACGGCGCGACGTACTTCGCCGAGCTCTACGAGCGCCTGGAGGAGACCCGCCGCGGCGACGTCGTCTTCCTGACCGACTGGCAGGGCGACGCCGACGAGCGGCTGACCGGCGAGCCCGGCAGCGAGGTCGTCGAGGTGCTCGGGCGTGCCGACGAGCGCGGCGTCGACGTGCGCGGCCTGATCTGGCGCTCGCACTGGGAGCGGCTCAACTTCAACGCCGCCGAGAACCGCCTGCTCGGCCGCCAGCTGCAGGCCCGCGGCGCCGAGGTGCTGCTCGACATGCGGGTGCGCTCGGGCGGCTCGCACCACCAGAAGCTCGTGGTGATCCGCTACCGCGACCGACCCGAGCGCGACGTGGCGTACGTCGGGGGCATCGACCTGTGCCACTCGCGCCGCGACGACATCCACCACCAGGGCGACCCGCAGGCGCTCGACCTGGCCGACGAGTACGGCGCGACCCCGCCCTGGCACGACGTGCAGGCGGCGATCACCGGCCCGGCGGTGCACGACGTCGAGACGGTCTTCCGCGAGCGCTGGGAGGACCCCACGCCGCTGACCCGCCACCCGGTCTACTGGCTCCAGGACAAGCTGTTCCGGCTCGACATGACGCCGGACGCGCTGCCCGAGCAGGCCCCGCCGCCGCCCCCGGTGCCGGGTGCGAACCACCACGTGCAGCTGCTGCGCACCTACCCCAACCTGCGCCACGGCCGCGACTACCCGTTCGCGCGCGGCGGCGAGCGCAGTGTCGCCCGCGGCTACTCCAAGGCGGTCTCGCGGGCGCGGCGGCTGGTCTACGTCGAGGACCAGTACCTCTGGGGCGAGCAGGTCGGCGACGTCTTCGTCGAGGCGCTGCGGCGCAACAAGGACCTCTTCGTGGTCGCGGTCGTGCCGATCCACACCGACCAGGACAGCTTCGTCGCGCGGGTGCCGCAGATGCTGGGCCGGTCGCGGGCGATGCGCGAGATGACCGACGCGGCGCCGGGGCGGGTCGCGATCTACGGCATCGAGAACCACCAGGGCACGCCTGTCTACGTCCACGCCAAGGTCTGCGTCATGGACGACACCTGGGCCACCGTCGGGTCCGACAACTTCAACCGGCGCTCGTGGACCCACGACTCCGAGCTCTCGGCCGTCGTCGTCGACCCCTCCGCGCCCGACCACAGCCCCTACGCCCGGCGGCTGCGGCTGACACTGGCCGCCGAGCACCTCGACCGTCCGGCGGTGGTCGACCCCCAGGACCCGAGCCGCCCCGACGAGCTGCTCGAGGTGATGGCCGACTGCGTCGAGCCGGCCGACTTCTTCGCGGCGTACGCCGAGTCGGCCGACCGTCTCGACGCCTGGCACGCCGCCGGCAAGCCGGGCGAGCGGCCCCCGGGCCGGCTGCGACGGCTGGTGCCGCCCGAGCTCGACCCGCTCCAGCGGGCGCTGTCGGTGCTGCCCTACACCCACCTCCACGACCCCGACGGCCGCCCGGGCCCGCTGCGCCGGCTGGGACGGCTCGGCGGCTTCTAG
- a CDS encoding ATP-binding cassette domain-containing protein: protein MTSSTPETHPADGHALIRVRGARVNNLKDVSVEIPKRRLTVFTGVSGSGKSSLVFATIAAESQRLINETYSAFLQGFMPSLARPEVDLLDGLTTAIIVDQERMGANPRSTVGTATDANAMLRILFSRLGEPHIGPPTAFAFNVPTRVASGVMKTEKGQTEKTTVVREAVYQGGMCPRCEGMGAINDIDLTALYDATKSLAEGALTVPGYSMDGWYGRIFAGAGLPMDKPVGEFSAKELDKLLHAEPTKIKVEGINLTYEGVITKLQKTTLTKDVESMQPHVRRFVERAVTFTTCPVCEGTRLSREALSSRVAGRNIAELCAMQISDLAAWLRDLDEPSVGPLLTGLQHLLDSFVEIGLGYLSLDRASGTLSGGESQRTKMIRHLGSSLTDVTYVFDEPTIGLHPHDIERMNQLLRQLRDKGNTVLVVEHKPETIAIADHVVDLGPGAGTAGGEITFEGDVEGLRASDTVTGRHLDDRARLKDRLRTRTGVIEVRGARRHNLRDVDVDVPLGVLCVVTGVAGSGKSSLVHGNLAHREGVVVVDQGAIRGSRRSNPATYTGLLEPIRKAFAKANGVKPALFSSNSEGACPACNGAGVIFTELGIMNTVESACEECEGRRFQASVLGHTLGGANIAEVLAMSVAQAEAFFADGEARTPAAHRVLERLRDVGLGYLTLGQPLSTLSGGERQRIKLASQMAEKGEVYVLDEPTTGLHLADVENLLGLLDRLVDSGRSVVVIEHHQAVMAHADWIVDLGPGAGHDGGRVVFEGTPAELVADRSTLTGRHLAAYVG from the coding sequence ATGACGAGCAGCACCCCGGAGACCCACCCCGCCGACGGCCACGCGCTGATCCGCGTGCGCGGTGCGCGGGTCAACAACCTCAAGGACGTCTCGGTCGAGATCCCCAAGCGGCGGCTGACGGTGTTCACCGGGGTGTCCGGCTCGGGCAAGAGCTCGCTGGTCTTCGCCACCATCGCGGCGGAGTCGCAGCGGTTGATCAACGAGACCTACAGCGCGTTCCTGCAGGGGTTCATGCCCTCGCTGGCCCGGCCCGAGGTCGACCTGCTCGACGGCCTGACCACCGCGATCATCGTCGACCAGGAGCGGATGGGCGCCAACCCGCGCTCCACGGTCGGCACGGCCACCGACGCCAACGCGATGCTGCGCATCCTGTTCAGCCGGCTCGGCGAGCCCCACATCGGTCCGCCCACGGCGTTCGCGTTCAACGTGCCGACCCGGGTCGCGAGCGGCGTGATGAAGACCGAGAAGGGCCAGACCGAGAAGACGACGGTGGTCCGCGAGGCGGTCTACCAGGGCGGCATGTGCCCGCGCTGCGAGGGCATGGGGGCGATCAACGACATCGACCTCACCGCGCTCTACGACGCCACCAAGAGCCTCGCCGAGGGCGCTCTGACCGTCCCGGGCTACAGCATGGACGGGTGGTACGGCCGCATCTTCGCCGGCGCCGGCCTGCCGATGGACAAGCCCGTCGGGGAGTTCAGCGCCAAGGAGCTCGACAAGCTCCTGCACGCCGAGCCCACCAAGATCAAGGTCGAGGGCATCAACCTCACCTACGAGGGCGTCATCACCAAGCTGCAGAAGACGACGCTGACCAAGGACGTCGAGTCGATGCAGCCGCACGTGCGCCGCTTCGTCGAGCGCGCGGTCACCTTCACCACCTGCCCGGTCTGCGAGGGCACCCGGCTCTCCCGCGAGGCGCTCTCCTCACGGGTGGCGGGGCGCAACATCGCCGAGCTGTGCGCGATGCAGATCAGCGACCTGGCCGCCTGGCTGCGCGACCTCGACGAGCCCTCGGTGGGCCCCCTGCTCACCGGCCTGCAGCACCTCCTCGACTCCTTCGTGGAGATCGGGCTGGGCTACCTCTCGCTCGACCGGGCGTCCGGCACGCTGTCGGGCGGTGAGTCCCAGCGCACCAAGATGATCCGCCACCTGGGCTCGTCGCTGACCGACGTGACCTACGTCTTCGACGAGCCCACCATCGGCCTGCACCCCCACGACATCGAGCGGATGAACCAGCTGCTCCGGCAGCTGCGCGACAAGGGCAACACCGTGCTCGTGGTGGAGCACAAGCCCGAGACGATCGCGATCGCCGACCACGTCGTCGACCTCGGCCCGGGCGCCGGCACCGCCGGCGGCGAGATCACCTTCGAGGGCGACGTCGAGGGCCTGCGGGCCAGCGACACCGTGACCGGGCGCCACCTCGACGACCGGGCCCGGCTCAAGGACCGGCTGCGGACGCGCACCGGCGTGATCGAGGTCCGCGGCGCCCGGCGCCACAACCTGCGCGACGTCGACGTCGACGTGCCGCTCGGCGTGCTGTGCGTGGTCACCGGGGTGGCCGGCTCGGGCAAGAGCTCCCTGGTGCACGGCAACCTCGCCCACCGCGAGGGCGTCGTCGTGGTCGACCAGGGCGCGATCCGGGGGTCCCGGCGCAGCAACCCCGCCACCTACACCGGCCTGCTGGAGCCGATCCGCAAGGCCTTCGCCAAGGCCAACGGCGTCAAGCCGGCGCTGTTCAGCTCCAACTCCGAGGGCGCGTGCCCGGCCTGCAACGGCGCGGGCGTCATCTTCACCGAGCTCGGCATCATGAACACCGTCGAGTCGGCCTGCGAGGAGTGCGAGGGCCGCCGCTTCCAGGCCAGCGTGCTGGGCCACACCCTCGGCGGGGCCAACATCGCCGAGGTGCTCGCGATGTCGGTGGCGCAGGCCGAGGCCTTCTTCGCCGACGGCGAGGCCCGGACCCCCGCGGCCCACCGGGTCCTCGAGCGGCTCCGCGACGTGGGGCTCGGCTACCTCACCCTGGGCCAGCCGCTCTCGACGCTGTCCGGCGGCGAGCGCCAGCGCATCAAGCTGGCCTCGCAGATGGCCGAGAAGGGCGAGGTCTACGTGCTCGACGAGCCCACCACGGGCCTGCACCTCGCCGACGTCGAGAACCTCCTGGGCCTGCTCGACCGGCTCGTGGACTCCGGTCGCTCGGTGGTCGTCATCGAGCACCACCAGGCCGTGATGGCCCACGCCGACTGGATCGTCGACCTCGGCCCCGGCGCGGGCCACGACGGCGGCCGGGTGGTCTTCGAGGGGACGCCCGCGGAGCTGGTCGCCGACCGCTCGACCCTGACCGGCCGGCACCTCGCGGCCTACGTCGGCTGA